The genome window GGCACACTTCCTTCTTGGCAGCACTACAGTATTGTGCCAAGTTTGTTTGGCAGCAGTCTCCTCACCTGTTGGGGATGTTTTGGGCTTCGTTGGAGAACCTCATGAGCCGGCCCTGAATCTCAATGCCCACGTTGAAGGCTAACAGGAGGTCCATCCCACTGGGCTTGCCGTTGCCAGGCAACATCTGAGCAATAGCGAGCAGGGCAGGAAGGACCGCCCCTGAAGGGTGAGTGGCTGGATGCCAGGTATCATCGAAGTCCATTGAATGGACCTGCAAAGAAGAAAGTGAGGGCACAGTAAGTGTCTGGCACAGTGTGACATCTCCAGTGACATTCCTGACTGCGAGGAAGCCTGGCCGTGCCCCGTCTTCCTACAAAAGAAACCTCAAGGACATGAATACAAACTTGAACTTTCATACACAACGGGATAATGGGAATGTGTCCTTAATACAGTCACTGCCCGATGGGCACATGTCCATTATAATGAACACATCactattgtttaatttatattatatttgcacAATTGAGGCATTACTTTGGTTTTGAATTTTCTGCATTATGGAAAAGTTTTTCTCCTTTGACTTTTTATAGAACTACTCCTTAATCATCTGCTAAGTAACCTGTAAAGTACACTTGTTGGCTTTTCTCAAACAATTTGTTAAgagataaaatgaacatttaaactattttatgttGAAATAATAACACATCTCTTCCAAGAGCTAttgatttgtgtatgtatatactgaTAGTAAATATTGGCAACCCAGCCTCATGATGATTTATGTTTTGGAATGCAGTATTTCAAGGGGTGTTTTCATGGAAATTAGTTGCAGACAGTGAAATGAAAAATGATACACGCTGCACAACTTGTCAGCTGCTACAATGTGCTCATTTCATGGACTACAGCTTCACAATTTGAAAGGGCTGAGCATTATGTAAACAAATTCAGAGACTTACCGCTACTCCATTGACAAAGGCTGCCAGACTCGGAGAAAGTCTTGTGTGCCCTCGACCAAAGACTGAACTGATGTAATCTGGAGCATACATTTGCTGCAAAGAGAGTTAATCACAGATCATTATAGGATCTGAACGTTCTTTAAGATGGAAACAAGCAAGTTAAATTCTTGATTATCATCACCCTGGTTTGACAATGCAAATTTCAACTGGAATGGTGACTGTTCAGTGAAATGGGGTAAGTACTGAAGGAatggtttatattaaaattgtactgCCAGGGCT of Polyodon spathula isolate WHYD16114869_AA unplaced genomic scaffold, ASM1765450v1 scaffolds_302, whole genome shotgun sequence contains these proteins:
- the LOC121308112 gene encoding cis-aconitate decarboxylase-like produces the protein MILDSIGVGLLGSTSHVFQLALQHCQQMYAPDYISSVFGRGHTRLSPSLAAFVNGVAVHSMDFDDTWHPATHPSGAVLPALLAIAQMLPGNGKPSGMDLLLAFNVGIEIQGRLMRFSNEAQNIPNR